One stretch of Harmonia axyridis chromosome 1, icHarAxyr1.1, whole genome shotgun sequence DNA includes these proteins:
- the LOC123688945 gene encoding uncharacterized protein LOC123688945 isoform X2, producing MTTRIIIVCLLGLVSTVACIDEELTFNVNPKPIRNIRSLTSVTGKYELQSSVETHITSSIDNIISKLLNTTVGKLITDAFLDTPKFVFEINNFLGRDVLILNKNRLTISYINVTEIFKRQISYFLEHDFKLNGILLKFAEGFVPKIVTDFTRKLRPVLEQVNITVPSASKGLKGVSQNGISNLVLDLVVILLKPSQVKINQTLLNVTNELISLYKPVLPKDYFQSIFSCGINQTILKLIEVIEVIRESVNGLLLPPNRISKRSVDVSENEKNGKQTKIFGFIIEPIRNLLALILTPLHRAMKGLMNYILVTLRPIVGKIILSPIENIIMSIINLIPCVRC from the exons ATGACAACACGTATAATAATAGTTTGTCTTCTAGGCTTGGT ATCTACAGTGGCATGCATAGATGAAGAACTTACTTTCAATGTAAATCCAAAGCCAATCAGAAACATCAGATCCCTAACATCAGTCACAGGAAAATATGAACTACAAAGTTCTGTTGAAACTCATATCACTTCATCGATagataatataatttcaaaactactgaATACAACAGTTGGCAAATTAATCACAGATGCATTTTTGGATACTCCCAAATTCGTatttgaaatcaataatttccTTGGTAGAGATGTCCTGATACTCAATAAGAATAGGTTAACGATAAGCTACATCAATGTCACAGAAATCTTCAAACGTcagatttcttattttctgGAACATGATTTTAAATTGAATGGAATACTACTCAAGTTTGCAGAAGGATTTGTACCAAAAATAGTGACTGACTTCACTCGCAAACTCCGACCAGTTTTGGAGCAAGTTAACATCACAGTACCATCTGCTTCAAAAGGTTTGAAAGGAGTGTCACAAAATGGAATAAGTAATTTAGTTCTCGATTTAGTTGTCATTCTTCTTAAACCGTCTCAGGTTAAAATAAACCAAACCCTGCTCAACGTTACCAACGAACTCATCTCGCTCTACAAACCAGTACTACCTAAAGATTACTTTCAATCTATCTTCTCCTGTGGTATCAATCAGACAATACTGAAGCTGATAGAAGTGATAGAGGTCATCAGAGAATCTGTCAACGGATTATTGTTACCACCTAATCGAATCTCAAAGAGGTCAGTGGATGTTTctgagaatgaaaaaaatggaaaacagACTAAAATTTTTGGTTTTATTATCGAGCCAATTAGGAATTTATTGGCTCTCATTCTCACACCTTTGCACCGTGCGATGAAGGGACTTATGAATTATATACTTGTTACTTTGAGACCTATTGTAGGAAAAATCATTCTGAGTCCTATAGAGAATATAATCATGAGTATAATCAATTTGATACCTTGTGTTAGATGCTAG
- the LOC123688945 gene encoding uncharacterized protein LOC123688945 isoform X1, whose product MTTRIIIVCLLGLLAIQVSTVACIDEELTFNVNPKPIRNIRSLTSVTGKYELQSSVETHITSSIDNIISKLLNTTVGKLITDAFLDTPKFVFEINNFLGRDVLILNKNRLTISYINVTEIFKRQISYFLEHDFKLNGILLKFAEGFVPKIVTDFTRKLRPVLEQVNITVPSASKGLKGVSQNGISNLVLDLVVILLKPSQVKINQTLLNVTNELISLYKPVLPKDYFQSIFSCGINQTILKLIEVIEVIRESVNGLLLPPNRISKRSVDVSENEKNGKQTKIFGFIIEPIRNLLALILTPLHRAMKGLMNYILVTLRPIVGKIILSPIENIIMSIINLIPCVRC is encoded by the exons ATGACAACACGTATAATAATAGTTTGTCTTCTAGGCTTG cTAGCTATTCAAGTATCTACAGTGGCATGCATAGATGAAGAACTTACTTTCAATGTAAATCCAAAGCCAATCAGAAACATCAGATCCCTAACATCAGTCACAGGAAAATATGAACTACAAAGTTCTGTTGAAACTCATATCACTTCATCGATagataatataatttcaaaactactgaATACAACAGTTGGCAAATTAATCACAGATGCATTTTTGGATACTCCCAAATTCGTatttgaaatcaataatttccTTGGTAGAGATGTCCTGATACTCAATAAGAATAGGTTAACGATAAGCTACATCAATGTCACAGAAATCTTCAAACGTcagatttcttattttctgGAACATGATTTTAAATTGAATGGAATACTACTCAAGTTTGCAGAAGGATTTGTACCAAAAATAGTGACTGACTTCACTCGCAAACTCCGACCAGTTTTGGAGCAAGTTAACATCACAGTACCATCTGCTTCAAAAGGTTTGAAAGGAGTGTCACAAAATGGAATAAGTAATTTAGTTCTCGATTTAGTTGTCATTCTTCTTAAACCGTCTCAGGTTAAAATAAACCAAACCCTGCTCAACGTTACCAACGAACTCATCTCGCTCTACAAACCAGTACTACCTAAAGATTACTTTCAATCTATCTTCTCCTGTGGTATCAATCAGACAATACTGAAGCTGATAGAAGTGATAGAGGTCATCAGAGAATCTGTCAACGGATTATTGTTACCACCTAATCGAATCTCAAAGAGGTCAGTGGATGTTTctgagaatgaaaaaaatggaaaacagACTAAAATTTTTGGTTTTATTATCGAGCCAATTAGGAATTTATTGGCTCTCATTCTCACACCTTTGCACCGTGCGATGAAGGGACTTATGAATTATATACTTGTTACTTTGAGACCTATTGTAGGAAAAATCATTCTGAGTCCTATAGAGAATATAATCATGAGTATAATCAATTTGATACCTTGTGTTAGATGCTAG
- the LOC123688946 gene encoding uncharacterized protein LOC123688946 isoform X1 translates to MFEKGLEYEVRPKSEHKIEDFERGITTRLMAKRLSGSSDEYRRNSLNFPPGSFIPNSNKLLNRSKLNIEEEGHQRQRTRCNFNVLTSVSFSDTKSTSGSGITVSNLVAYREEHPEKSSVSETPLPSESPLQKMRESVRRRSRSSSRSSAMSQKLSQNDFERSSRRKSMRTDEFPVAEVRKPSPQSLKRSIDNSDQEVELLDVDELTNMERRTQKSKNSIGRVSFEKNRG, encoded by the exons ATGTTCGAGAAAGGTTTAGAGTACGAAGTGCGTCCCAAATCAGAGCACAAAATCGAAGATTTCGAACGTGGAATAACAACAAGACTAATGGCTAAGAGACTCAGTGGAAGTAGTGACGAATACAGAAGAAACAGTCTTAATTTTCCACCCGGATCTTTCATACCCAACTCGAACAAACTCCTAAACCGATCCAAACTGAATATCGAAGAAGAAGGTCATCAGAGGCAGAGAACAAGATGCAATTTCAATGTCTTAACGAGTGTCTCATTTTCAGATACTAAGAGTACTTCTGGTTCAGGAATTACAGTCTCCAATCTAGTCGCATATAGGGAAGAACACCCAGAAAAAAGCTCCGTATCAGAGACTCCCCTTCCTAGTGAATCGCCACTACAAAAGATGCGAGAATCTGTGAGAAGACGCTCGCGTAGTAGCAGTAGAAGCTCAGCCATGTCTCAAAAGTTGTCTCAGAACGATTTTGAGAGGTCTTCCAGGAGGAAATCTATGAGGACAGATGAGTTTCCAGTAGCTGAAGTGCGTAAGCCGTCGCCACAATCGCTGAAGCGGTCCATCGACAATTCTGACCAAGAG GTTGAACTGCTTGACGTTGACGAATTGACAAATATGGAACGTAGAACccaaaaaagtaaaaattcCATTGGAAGAGTTTCTTTCGAGAAGAATAGAGGTTga
- the LOC123688946 gene encoding uncharacterized protein LOC123688946 isoform X2, which produces MFEKGLEYEVRPKSEHKIEDFERGITTRLMAKRLSGSSDEYRRNSLNFPPGSFIPNSNKLLNRSKLNIEEEDTKSTSGSGITVSNLVAYREEHPEKSSVSETPLPSESPLQKMRESVRRRSRSSSRSSAMSQKLSQNDFERSSRRKSMRTDEFPVAEVRKPSPQSLKRSIDNSDQEVELLDVDELTNMERRTQKSKNSIGRVSFEKNRG; this is translated from the exons ATGTTCGAGAAAGGTTTAGAGTACGAAGTGCGTCCCAAATCAGAGCACAAAATCGAAGATTTCGAACGTGGAATAACAACAAGACTAATGGCTAAGAGACTCAGTGGAAGTAGTGACGAATACAGAAGAAACAGTCTTAATTTTCCACCCGGATCTTTCATACCCAACTCGAACAAACTCCTAAACCGATCCAAACTGAATATCGAAGAAGAAG ATACTAAGAGTACTTCTGGTTCAGGAATTACAGTCTCCAATCTAGTCGCATATAGGGAAGAACACCCAGAAAAAAGCTCCGTATCAGAGACTCCCCTTCCTAGTGAATCGCCACTACAAAAGATGCGAGAATCTGTGAGAAGACGCTCGCGTAGTAGCAGTAGAAGCTCAGCCATGTCTCAAAAGTTGTCTCAGAACGATTTTGAGAGGTCTTCCAGGAGGAAATCTATGAGGACAGATGAGTTTCCAGTAGCTGAAGTGCGTAAGCCGTCGCCACAATCGCTGAAGCGGTCCATCGACAATTCTGACCAAGAG GTTGAACTGCTTGACGTTGACGAATTGACAAATATGGAACGTAGAACccaaaaaagtaaaaattcCATTGGAAGAGTTTCTTTCGAGAAGAATAGAGGTTga